A genomic window from Serratia liquefaciens includes:
- the hofC gene encoding protein transport protein HofC — MKTLRLFLWQAIDPHGQLREGELMSSERNEVSQWLIEQGLQPCQINNGKRIAAGQWRGEPLIQFTRQLATLLQAGLPLVSGLQLLAAEHPSAAWRCLLREVSEQVRQGQPFSEVIAEQHAVFPLIYRQLIAIGELTGHLDECCLQLAQQQEAQQKLQKKVIKALRYPLFICAVALLVSILMLVMVLPEFAGVYQSFNAPLPWFTQGLLNLSSLLIGSGPWLAAILVCMAYTYLRRLHPQPQWRRREQAALLRLPLIAHLIKGGCLSQIFRILAMTQQAGLSLVDGLNAAALSVDNLFYRQAIDTIRQQIAQGQTFHHALEQQALFPSLCQQLVRVGEESGSLDTLLGKLAAWHEQQTFELADTLAQTLEPLLMLVVGGIVGTLVIAMYLPIFQLGNVLG, encoded by the coding sequence GTGAAAACGCTGCGCCTTTTCCTCTGGCAGGCAATTGACCCACACGGACAACTGCGTGAGGGTGAGCTGATGAGCAGTGAGAGGAATGAGGTCAGCCAGTGGCTTATTGAACAAGGTCTACAGCCCTGCCAGATCAACAACGGGAAACGCATTGCTGCCGGCCAGTGGCGCGGTGAACCGCTGATCCAGTTCACCCGCCAGTTGGCCACCCTGCTGCAGGCCGGGTTGCCGCTGGTCAGCGGGCTACAGCTACTGGCGGCAGAGCACCCGTCCGCAGCCTGGCGCTGCCTGCTGCGGGAAGTGAGTGAACAGGTGCGCCAGGGTCAGCCATTTTCTGAGGTCATCGCTGAGCAACATGCCGTGTTTCCTCTGATCTACCGCCAGCTAATCGCCATTGGCGAGCTGACCGGCCACCTGGATGAATGCTGCCTGCAACTGGCCCAACAGCAGGAAGCACAGCAAAAACTGCAAAAGAAAGTCATCAAGGCGCTGCGTTATCCTTTGTTTATCTGCGCGGTGGCGCTGTTGGTAAGTATTTTGATGCTGGTGATGGTGTTGCCTGAATTTGCCGGCGTCTATCAGTCCTTCAATGCGCCGCTGCCGTGGTTTACCCAAGGGTTGCTGAACCTTTCCTCCCTGCTGATCGGCAGCGGTCCCTGGCTGGCAGCGATTCTGGTCTGTATGGCATACACCTATCTCCGCCGCCTGCATCCACAGCCCCAATGGCGCAGGCGCGAACAGGCGGCGCTGTTGAGGCTGCCGTTGATTGCGCACCTGATCAAAGGCGGCTGCCTGAGCCAAATATTCCGTATTCTGGCCATGACCCAGCAGGCTGGGCTCAGCCTGGTTGACGGATTGAATGCAGCAGCGCTGTCGGTGGATAACCTGTTTTATCGCCAGGCGATTGACACCATCAGGCAACAGATTGCGCAAGGGCAGACTTTTCATCACGCCCTGGAACAGCAGGCGCTTTTCCCTTCGTTATGCCAGCAATTGGTGCGGGTGGGCGAAGAATCCGGTTCGTTAGATACCCTCTTGGGCAAACTGGCCGCGTGGCATGAACAGCAAACCTTTGAGCTGGCCGATACCCTGGCGCAAACGCTGGAGCCCCTATTGATGCTGGTAGTGGGAGGGATCGTCGGCACATTGGTGATCGCCATGTATCTGCCGATATTTCAGTTGGGGAATGTTTTGGGGTAA